In Thiohalophilus sp., a genomic segment contains:
- a CDS encoding DUF3309 domain-containing protein — translation MLLTIVEPPLIVVFRNCSHSRNLAYVPNGLLGATLIIFPALMSRQEI, via the coding sequence ATACTATTAACTATCGTTGAGCCACCATTGATTGTTGTGTTTCGAAATTGCTCTCATAGTCGAAATCTGGCCTATGTACCAAACGGCTTGCTCGGCGCGACATTAATAATCTTTCCGGCCCTGATGTCAAGGCAGGAAATATAA
- a CDS encoding BON domain-containing protein gives MLGCAPTEKKEGTGEYIDDTFITTKVKTAIFNEPTLKSAEINVETFKGIVQLSGFIRSQANIDKAVSLARGVKGVKSVKNDMLVK, from the coding sequence ATACTTGGTTGCGCACCAACCGAAAAAAAGGAAGGAACAGGCGAATATATTGACGATACTTTTATCACCACCAAGGTTAAGACTGCCATATTCAACGAGCCTACACTGAAGTCAGCTGAGATCAACGTGGAAACCTTCAAAGGTATTGTGCAATTAAGCGGATTTATCAGATCGCAAGCGAACATCGACAAGGCTGTCAGCCTTGCACGTGGTGTTAAAGGGGTAAAGTCAGTCAAGAACGACATGCTGGTCAAGTAA
- a CDS encoding lmo0937 family membrane protein, which translates to MLETIAVILIILWLLGLVSSYTMGGLIHILLVIALVVIVLRVIQGRRIL; encoded by the coding sequence ATGCTTGAAACTATTGCGGTTATATTGATTATCCTCTGGTTACTGGGACTGGTTTCCTCGTACACCATGGGCGGTCTGATTCACATACTTTTGGTTATTGCGCTCGTGGTGATAGTGCTGCGTGTTATTCAAGGTCGACGCATATTATGA
- a CDS encoding DUF3330 domain-containing protein, whose product MSKKPGSPEQASLPEKVSCTVCRKEVPRVDALKDEGEEYIRWFCGLDCYNQWRQDENENS is encoded by the coding sequence ATGTCGAAAAAGCCCGGCAGCCCGGAACAGGCTTCGTTACCGGAAAAAGTCAGTTGTACTGTGTGCCGGAAGGAGGTTCCTCGCGTCGACGCTCTGAAGGATGAGGGTGAAGAATATATACGCTGGTTCTGTGGGCTCGATTGCTATAACCAATGGCGACAGGATGAAAATGAAAATAGCTGA
- a CDS encoding DUF2189 domain-containing protein: MKTADSVKNDSPIYAACHSLTSRAPFGWLKKGWQDFRRAPWHSLVYGVIFAAIGWLLVSLAWTSESYLLVALFICLLVVGPALAFGLYDISHQLEKNHEPSFRHERSKAFLEMGHELMLALLLSLMFMFLLILVSIVMNVVTISGQSAASAAVPLSNTGFLVVAVIFGGLLFGASSFALPMILDRDADAMTAITTSFHAVWRNKSALALWALLILALTAIGFATALIGFVLIAPVLGYATWHAYRETIIT, from the coding sequence ATGAAAACAGCAGATTCAGTCAAGAATGATTCTCCGATCTACGCAGCTTGTCACTCCCTGACGTCCAGGGCGCCGTTCGGGTGGCTGAAAAAAGGCTGGCAAGACTTCCGGCGCGCGCCCTGGCACAGCCTGGTCTACGGTGTGATATTCGCGGCAATCGGTTGGTTACTTGTTTCTTTAGCCTGGACCAGTGAGAGTTATTTGCTGGTTGCACTGTTTATCTGTCTGCTGGTAGTGGGGCCCGCACTCGCATTTGGCCTCTACGATATAAGCCACCAGCTCGAGAAAAACCACGAGCCGAGTTTTCGTCACGAGCGTAGCAAGGCTTTTCTTGAAATGGGGCACGAGCTCATGCTGGCGCTGTTGCTGAGCCTGATGTTCATGTTCCTGCTCATCCTAGTTTCGATTGTGATGAATGTTGTGACGATATCCGGGCAGTCGGCGGCTTCTGCGGCGGTGCCGCTGTCTAATACAGGGTTCCTTGTCGTTGCGGTTATTTTCGGCGGCCTGCTGTTTGGTGCCAGCTCATTTGCCTTGCCGATGATTCTGGACCGGGATGCCGATGCCATGACGGCAATCACAACAAGCTTTCATGCGGTGTGGCGAAACAAGTCGGCTCTGGCACTCTGGGCCTTGCTGATTCTGGCACTGACAGCAATCGGATTCGCGACGGCACTGATAGGCTTCGTGCTCATCGCGCCGGTACTCGGTTATGCTACATGGCACGCATACCGTGAAACGATCATTACATAA
- a CDS encoding phage tail protein, which yields MAEFSVNTHRFDPYKNFKFRIKWDGRYVAGVSKISSLKRNTEVIEWRQGGEPNLTRRMPGFTTFEPITLERGVTHDTEFEKWANKVWHLGAGSGSEVSLADFRKDLVLEVMNEAGQIVLAYKIYRCWVSNYQALPDLDANEPAIAIESLTLQHEGWERDTSVTEPTETST from the coding sequence ATGGCAGAATTCAGCGTAAACACACACCGCTTTGATCCTTACAAAAACTTTAAATTTCGCATCAAATGGGATGGACGTTATGTCGCTGGTGTCAGCAAAATCAGTAGCTTAAAACGCAATACGGAAGTCATTGAGTGGCGCCAGGGTGGCGAGCCCAACCTCACGCGCCGTATGCCCGGATTTACAACCTTTGAGCCTATCACTCTTGAACGGGGGGTAACTCACGACACGGAATTCGAAAAATGGGCGAACAAGGTATGGCACCTGGGCGCGGGATCGGGCAGCGAGGTGTCCCTGGCAGATTTTCGCAAGGATCTCGTGCTCGAGGTTATGAACGAAGCTGGCCAGATTGTGCTGGCCTACAAGATATATCGATGCTGGGTCAGCAACTATCAGGCTTTGCCGGATCTTGATGCGAATGAACCTGCCATCGCCATCGAGTCACTCACGTTACAACATGAGGGTTGGGAACGTGACACATCCGTCACCGAACCCACTGAAACGAGTACCTGA
- a CDS encoding MOSC domain-containing protein: MSLLNRLFSLPRHRALPELNAIYIASSAGAEMQSVDRIQVHEQTGLSGDRYSMARGFWQVTEACQVTLISEDDLDKAKKGLSDSLRARLDTGHHRRNLVIGNLKTRDLQDKTIRIGDAIFRYHKPRPPCGYLDKVEGKGLAGALWKNSGICLTVVSDGMIAVGDRVKIVRS; encoded by the coding sequence TTGTCATTGCTTAACAGGCTGTTTTCCCTTCCCCGTCATCGCGCTTTACCGGAACTCAACGCGATCTATATTGCCAGCTCGGCTGGCGCTGAAATGCAGTCTGTCGATCGTATACAGGTGCATGAACAGACCGGTTTGTCCGGTGACCGCTACAGCATGGCCAGGGGGTTCTGGCAAGTTACCGAAGCCTGTCAGGTTACGTTGATCAGCGAAGATGACCTGGATAAAGCCAAAAAGGGCCTGTCAGATAGCCTCCGCGCCAGACTGGATACGGGGCATCATCGCCGCAACCTGGTTATTGGCAATCTCAAAACCCGAGACTTGCAGGACAAGACCATTCGAATAGGCGATGCCATTTTTCGTTACCACAAGCCTCGCCCGCCGTGTGGCTACCTGGATAAGGTTGAAGGTAAGGGGCTTGCAGGCGCTCTTTGGAAAAACAGCGGTATATGTTTGACTGTTGTCAGTGATGGAATGATCGCGGTCGGAGATCGCGTCAAGATTGTGCGCTCTTAA
- a CDS encoding aspartate:alanine exchanger family transporter, translating into MLETEGVVPIEFFFRKTELIVTFLVILLGVAFGNLRIKGVGFGSSGVLIVAMIAGYFYQFEPIVILQDLGIVLFLLCVGLEAGPSFFRAFKQHGKRYILNVLILLSVAGVTVVAIITIAAVPTGIGLGLFAGAFTSSPALISALQFSPESEVIFGYGVAYPFGLLGVILFITISVKLLRGRMEAEVQSRSQMHTAVYKVNNPELSGKLIRDTDILQTHNVVVSGILRDLSLRTASGSTVLLVGDIVRLEGLTEDVQTVGEMLGEEVQEKFDENSELDTRSIVVENTSIVNRTLNDLGIRLRYNISITRVIRSNVEFVPRHDLSLEYGDVVVAVGTPYQLDQLELFLGHEHHTVQRRVDIGSLAATLFLAFAIGGLIIPVPTLGPFSLGLAGGALVAGLIFGHFGRIGNFIGRFPRNATAVLKELGLALFFVQVGFDTGQSFVESLDFQAVYYALYAVLFAVIPMLASFLFGHFYMKIPVSECFGVICGGMTFTPGLDIIRQADVSERPVIAYSSVYPVALILVIALVQGMHLALISLGVVD; encoded by the coding sequence ATGCTGGAAACAGAAGGTGTTGTACCTATTGAGTTCTTCTTCCGCAAGACCGAGCTGATCGTTACCTTTCTGGTCATTCTGCTCGGTGTTGCTTTTGGCAATCTGCGGATCAAGGGAGTCGGTTTTGGCTCGAGCGGCGTTTTGATCGTTGCGATGATTGCCGGCTATTTCTATCAATTCGAGCCTATCGTTATTCTTCAGGATCTCGGTATTGTCCTGTTTTTGCTCTGTGTCGGACTGGAAGCCGGTCCGAGTTTTTTCCGTGCCTTCAAACAGCACGGCAAGCGCTATATTCTCAATGTCCTGATATTGCTGTCCGTTGCCGGTGTTACCGTGGTTGCGATCATTACCATTGCGGCGGTGCCCACGGGCATTGGACTCGGCCTGTTTGCCGGGGCCTTTACCTCCAGTCCAGCGCTGATCAGTGCCTTGCAGTTCAGCCCGGAGAGCGAGGTTATCTTTGGCTACGGCGTCGCCTATCCCTTCGGCCTGTTGGGCGTGATTCTATTTATCACGATTTCCGTAAAATTATTACGCGGGCGAATGGAGGCGGAAGTGCAATCCCGTTCACAAATGCATACCGCGGTGTACAAAGTGAATAACCCTGAATTATCCGGCAAGCTGATACGTGATACCGATATCCTTCAGACGCATAATGTCGTGGTATCCGGGATCCTGCGGGATCTCTCGCTGCGAACGGCAAGCGGGAGTACGGTACTGCTGGTCGGCGATATCGTGCGGCTGGAAGGCCTGACCGAAGACGTGCAAACGGTCGGTGAGATGCTGGGTGAGGAAGTGCAGGAAAAGTTCGATGAGAACTCGGAACTCGACACCCGCTCCATCGTGGTGGAGAACACCTCCATAGTGAATCGTACCCTGAACGATCTGGGTATCCGGCTTAGATATAATATCTCTATCACCCGCGTGATTCGCTCCAATGTTGAATTTGTTCCGCGTCACGATCTCTCGCTGGAATACGGCGATGTCGTCGTCGCGGTGGGAACACCCTACCAGCTCGACCAGCTGGAGCTGTTCCTTGGCCATGAGCACCACACCGTGCAACGGCGGGTGGATATCGGCTCGCTGGCCGCGACGTTGTTTCTCGCCTTTGCCATTGGCGGCCTGATCATCCCGGTGCCGACGCTGGGGCCATTTTCCCTGGGACTCGCCGGTGGGGCACTGGTGGCGGGGCTGATCTTTGGCCACTTCGGGCGGATTGGGAATTTTATCGGGCGCTTCCCACGCAATGCGACAGCCGTGCTGAAAGAATTGGGGCTGGCGCTGTTTTTCGTCCAGGTCGGGTTCGACACCGGACAGAGCTTTGTCGAATCCCTGGATTTTCAGGCCGTTTATTACGCCCTGTACGCGGTGCTGTTCGCCGTGATTCCCATGCTGGCCAGTTTCCTGTTCGGGCACTTTTACATGAAAATCCCGGTCAGCGAGTGTTTTGGTGTCATTTGCGGCGGCATGACCTTTACCCCGGGGCTGGATATCATTCGTCAGGCCGATGTCTCGGAGCGACCGGTCATCGCGTACTCGTCGGTCTACCCGGTCGCCCTCATTCTGGTGATTGCCCTGGTACAGGGGATGCATCTTGCCCTGATCAGCCTCGGTGTTGTTGACTGA
- a CDS encoding SDR family oxidoreductase gives MNSILVTGSNRGLGLEWVRQYARLGWRVYATCRFLEQAEELHRLASDHSNVSLHPLDVTRSEQIEALARELNEVAIDILVNNAGVYYERWGKDKLGSIDYDDWQQTFAVNVLGAMRVSEALLDSVARSRRRLLVGISSHMGSITDIGSGNDYAYRSSKAALNAAMTGLAHEVAPRKVGVLLLHPGWVQTRMGGDSAPYTRAESVQGMRQIIDDFTFEQSGIFLRFDGTRMPW, from the coding sequence ATGAACTCGATCCTCGTGACGGGCAGCAATCGTGGGCTGGGCCTGGAATGGGTGCGCCAGTATGCCCGGCTGGGCTGGCGGGTGTACGCCACGTGTCGTTTTTTGGAGCAGGCCGAGGAACTGCACAGGCTGGCAAGTGACCATTCGAATGTCTCCCTCCACCCGCTCGATGTGACCCGCTCCGAGCAGATTGAAGCGCTGGCCAGAGAATTGAACGAGGTCGCTATCGATATTCTGGTCAATAATGCCGGTGTTTATTACGAACGTTGGGGCAAGGACAAACTCGGCAGTATTGATTACGACGACTGGCAGCAGACCTTCGCGGTGAACGTCCTGGGGGCCATGCGGGTCAGTGAAGCCTTGCTGGATTCGGTTGCCCGCAGCCGGCGCCGTCTGCTGGTTGGCATCAGCAGCCACATGGGCAGCATCACGGATATCGGCAGTGGCAATGACTACGCCTATCGTTCCAGCAAGGCGGCCCTGAACGCGGCAATGACCGGGTTAGCCCATGAAGTTGCGCCGCGCAAGGTTGGTGTGTTGTTACTGCATCCCGGTTGGGTCCAGACCCGGATGGGAGGCGACTCGGCGCCGTATACACGCGCGGAGAGTGTGCAGGGGATGCGTCAAATCATCGATGATTTCACGTTTGAGCAATCAGGTATATTTCTGCGTTTTGACGGCACCCGAATGCCCTGGTAA
- a CDS encoding VC0807 family protein, which produces MDNESTTSVQSTPTHKPRPMIDLLVSILIPSVILMKFSNPEHLGPSGALVIALAFPLGWGTFELFKYRKFNFIALLGLISVLLTGGIGLLELGPKWLAVKEAAIPGLIGLVILISAYTPYPLIRTLLFNPRVMNIEKIETKLHELGTQHLFDTRLNNATYLLSSTFLFSAVMNYLLVTWIVISPAGTPAFNEELGQMTLLSYPVIAIPSTVMMMAILYYLWRTIRTLTGYTLEEIITMPGD; this is translated from the coding sequence ATGGACAACGAATCAACGACAAGCGTGCAGAGCACCCCCACGCATAAACCCAGGCCGATGATCGACCTGCTGGTCAGCATCCTGATCCCGTCTGTTATCCTGATGAAATTCAGCAACCCGGAGCATCTGGGACCCAGCGGCGCCCTGGTTATCGCGCTCGCCTTTCCACTTGGCTGGGGCACGTTTGAATTATTCAAATACCGGAAATTCAATTTCATCGCACTGCTCGGCCTGATCAGTGTCCTGCTCACCGGCGGCATCGGTCTTCTCGAGCTCGGCCCCAAATGGCTGGCCGTCAAGGAGGCCGCCATCCCCGGCCTCATTGGACTCGTCATCCTCATCTCCGCCTATACACCCTATCCGCTAATCAGGACATTGCTGTTTAACCCGCGGGTTATGAATATCGAGAAGATTGAGACAAAACTGCATGAACTCGGCACTCAACACCTGTTTGACACCCGACTGAACAATGCAACATACCTGTTGAGCAGCACCTTCCTGTTTTCTGCCGTTATGAACTACCTGCTGGTCACATGGATTGTTATCAGCCCGGCAGGCACGCCCGCATTCAACGAGGAACTGGGACAGATGACGCTGCTGAGTTACCCTGTCATTGCCATTCCATCAACGGTGATGATGATGGCAATTTTGTATTACCTGTGGCGAACGATTCGTACGCTGACCGGGTACACATTAGAAGAAATCATTACCATGCCTGGGGACTGA
- a CDS encoding DsrE family protein yields the protein MRKLFQYTLLILSLALAASHSHADSKINDRAALGDLKVGKAVFLIDIADAKKMNFYLEVIQGTFKGMQAQGVTPDFVMVYIGPSVQYLSTSPKAEIADRHGAVLMEIESNVEKLAALGIEQEICAVATDAFGIDNNTLLSDLNLVGDGFISLIGYQAQGYHLVPVY from the coding sequence ATGAGAAAATTGTTTCAATACACCTTACTGATTCTGTCACTGGCCCTGGCGGCCAGCCACAGTCATGCCGACAGCAAGATCAACGATCGTGCTGCACTGGGTGATTTGAAAGTCGGTAAGGCGGTGTTTCTGATCGATATTGCCGATGCGAAGAAAATGAATTTCTATCTGGAGGTTATTCAGGGCACCTTCAAGGGTATGCAGGCCCAGGGCGTGACGCCGGATTTTGTGATGGTCTACATTGGCCCCAGCGTGCAATATCTCAGTACCTCACCGAAAGCGGAAATTGCAGACCGACACGGCGCCGTGCTGATGGAAATTGAAAGCAATGTCGAAAAGCTTGCGGCACTGGGCATTGAACAGGAAATCTGTGCCGTGGCAACCGATGCGTTCGGCATTGATAACAACACCCTGCTGTCAGATCTTAACCTGGTCGGTGACGGCTTTATTTCACTGATCGGATACCAGGCACAGGGCTATCACCTGGTGCCGGTCTACTAA
- a CDS encoding sulfurtransferase TusA family protein, which yields MSDIKANSKLDTSGKCCPMPIVETNVAMKKINSGEVLEIIATDPGTLTDIPSWCERTGHTLLESGESDGVIQFYVKKG from the coding sequence ATGAGTGATATCAAAGCCAACAGCAAGCTGGATACCAGCGGCAAATGTTGTCCCATGCCGATCGTGGAAACCAATGTCGCGATGAAGAAGATCAACAGCGGCGAAGTGCTGGAGATCATCGCCACCGATCCGGGCACGCTGACGGATATTCCTTCCTGGTGCGAGCGGACGGGACACACGCTTTTGGAGTCAGGCGAGAGCGACGGGGTGATCCAGTTCTATGTCAAAAAAGGTTGA
- a CDS encoding DsrE family protein: MKSLAIVVREDGYDKLLTPLAFAFIQGSEGTQVDLLFVNWAVKALTEDGARGQVIQGEHADQHDWVREQVGKAGLPQDIYDVIQALKATENVNFYACSLASSIFGVNEDNLIPEASGIVGASWFLNEKAAKAEHCQYF; this comes from the coding sequence ATGAAATCATTGGCAATCGTGGTCCGTGAAGACGGTTACGACAAACTGCTCACCCCCCTGGCGTTCGCCTTTATACAGGGGTCAGAAGGCACCCAGGTGGATCTGCTGTTTGTGAACTGGGCGGTGAAGGCCCTGACCGAAGACGGGGCCAGGGGGCAGGTGATCCAGGGGGAACATGCCGATCAACACGACTGGGTTCGCGAGCAGGTGGGTAAAGCCGGCCTGCCCCAGGATATCTATGATGTGATTCAGGCCCTCAAAGCCACCGAGAACGTGAACTTTTATGCCTGCAGCCTGGCTTCCAGTATCTTCGGCGTCAACGAGGATAACCTGATTCCGGAAGCCAGCGGGATCGTCGGTGCATCGTGGTTTTTGAATGAAAAAGCCGCCAAAGCCGAACATTGCCAGTATTTTTAA
- a CDS encoding TetR/AcrR family transcriptional regulator encodes METGTATKRDRTTPATEQVLGAALELFTEQGYFNTSIPDIVKVSAVSTGSIYHYFGDKEGIARSLYESLVERMEAQFSQIEAAHPTAHDRCRAVIQRLFELTEQEPAVMRFMLFSRHREFIPDQKPVCSSRPFVQMREMVAAGMKSGEVREMTPVVAASAVFGGALRLIQLRLDGILDAPLPEYLDEIWQCAWRSVAV; translated from the coding sequence ATGGAAACCGGTACTGCAACCAAACGCGATCGCACCACCCCGGCCACCGAGCAGGTGCTGGGGGCGGCCCTGGAGCTCTTTACCGAGCAGGGGTATTTCAATACCTCGATTCCCGACATCGTGAAAGTCTCTGCGGTCAGTACCGGCTCCATCTATCACTACTTTGGCGACAAGGAAGGGATTGCCCGCAGCCTGTACGAGAGCCTGGTCGAGCGAATGGAAGCGCAATTCAGCCAGATCGAAGCCGCCCATCCCACGGCCCACGATCGCTGCCGGGCGGTGATCCAACGGTTGTTTGAGCTGACCGAGCAGGAGCCGGCGGTGATGCGCTTCATGCTGTTCTCGCGTCATCGGGAGTTCATTCCGGACCAGAAACCGGTCTGCTCCTCGCGCCCCTTCGTGCAGATGCGCGAGATGGTGGCGGCCGGGATGAAAAGCGGCGAGGTCCGCGAGATGACCCCGGTGGTTGCCGCCTCGGCCGTGTTTGGCGGGGCGCTGCGATTAATTCAGTTACGTCTGGACGGGATTCTGGACGCGCCATTGCCGGAATATCTCGATGAGATCTGGCAATGTGCCTGGCGGTCGGTGGCAGTCTGA
- a CDS encoding glycosyltransferase: protein MKIVMFTNTYYPAVGGIEKSIETFSSEMRRYRHRVLVVAPQYESVKKSTDEVLRVPAIKNFAGTPYSFKTYLPLSIARRIDDFKPDIIHSHQPFLLGDSALRVARRLNVPLIYSNHTFMERYLYLLPMDWAILRGIAEKLPVAYANLSDHVITPTKSVAEKLRERGVVMPISIIPTGIDADFYAAGNREEFRKKHNLESEHFVLGHLGRLNPEKNLDYLARVALEFVNMDPDRRRFLLVGSGRSVTAIESLFAENGASKQLLYVGEKKGQDSADAYAVMDAFIFTSLTDTQGLVLSEAMAAGNPVFALDAPGARDIVDHESNGYLFSQDTSAREFAVTMDRIICDREKLCAMQRAACVDARKLSIPNCTETMLELYQSVIKSYSKNTKEISIWHQMLNRWEVEIDLVKEKLISL, encoded by the coding sequence GTGAAAATTGTCATGTTCACCAATACGTACTATCCGGCAGTGGGTGGGATCGAAAAGTCGATAGAGACATTTTCTTCAGAAATGCGACGTTATAGGCATCGAGTATTGGTTGTTGCACCGCAATACGAGAGTGTAAAAAAATCTACTGATGAGGTCTTGAGAGTTCCCGCCATCAAGAATTTTGCAGGCACTCCCTACTCGTTTAAAACCTATCTTCCACTCAGTATCGCTCGCCGTATTGACGATTTCAAGCCTGATATTATACATAGCCATCAGCCTTTTCTACTGGGAGATTCTGCATTACGGGTGGCACGCCGGCTCAATGTCCCGTTAATATACAGCAATCACACGTTCATGGAGCGTTATCTGTATCTGCTTCCGATGGACTGGGCGATTTTGCGGGGCATTGCTGAAAAATTACCGGTTGCCTATGCAAACCTGTCCGATCATGTGATTACACCAACGAAGTCCGTTGCTGAGAAATTACGTGAACGAGGAGTTGTTATGCCAATCTCAATAATTCCAACAGGTATTGATGCAGATTTTTATGCTGCTGGTAATCGTGAAGAATTTCGAAAAAAGCACAACCTGGAATCGGAACACTTTGTTCTCGGGCACCTGGGACGTCTCAATCCGGAAAAAAACCTCGATTATCTTGCACGGGTTGCGCTGGAATTTGTCAACATGGACCCGGATCGGCGTCGATTCCTGCTGGTGGGTTCGGGTCGTTCTGTTACCGCCATTGAATCGTTATTCGCTGAAAATGGTGCAAGCAAGCAATTGCTATATGTGGGCGAGAAGAAAGGTCAGGACAGTGCGGATGCCTATGCTGTGATGGATGCCTTTATTTTTACGTCGTTAACAGACACGCAGGGATTGGTGTTGTCCGAGGCGATGGCAGCAGGGAACCCGGTGTTCGCCCTGGACGCGCCAGGTGCACGTGACATCGTCGACCACGAAAGCAATGGTTATCTGTTTTCCCAAGATACGTCAGCCCGCGAATTTGCTGTCACGATGGATCGAATTATCTGCGACAGAGAAAAATTGTGTGCAATGCAACGTGCGGCGTGTGTTGATGCGCGAAAACTGAGTATTCCGAATTGCACAGAAACGATGCTCGAACTGTATCAATCCGTTATCAAGTCATACAGCAAGAACACCAAAGAAATATCGATATGGCACCAGATGCTGAACCGTTGGGAAGTCGAAATCGACCTGGTCAAGGAGAAACTGATTAGCCTGTAA